In Paraburkholderia sp. PGU19, a single window of DNA contains:
- a CDS encoding nitrate reductase, with product MSLPIVISNPPDAGRDAVRTTCPYCGVGCGILATPRPDGQADIAGDERHPANAGRLCVKGSALGETVGLDGRLLHPKLRDPGSGELRNVSWSDALDKVAGGFRRIIDQHGPDAVALYVSGQLLTEDYYAANKLMKGYVGSANIDTNSRLCMSSSVAGHKRAFGEDLVPVCYEDLELADLVVLVGSNTAWCHPILFQRIVRIKETRPDVKIVVIDPRYTATCEMADLHLPLKAGTDVRLFNGLLSFLAEHDTTDAGFVDAHTTGYAQALNAASTGAANGFDLAQCAKACKLDPHDLLEFYRLFARTEHVVTVYSQGVNQSTSGTDKVNSIINCHLLTGRIGKPGMGPFSFTGQPNAMGGREVGGLANMLAAHLELDNPRHRDLVQTFWGSPAIAERPGLKAVELFEAIETGRIKAVWIMGTNPVVSLPDGDQAKRALTRCELVVSSDIVENTDTNAFAHVLLPALGWGEKDGTVTNSERRISRQRAFLPAPGEARADWRIICEVAQRMGYAGFDFSAPHEIFDEHARLSAYRNEPGNGGETTGSQETVNSGHIEGDVPRVFNLGGLVALGREHYDALQPIQWPVLTANGAEQRGTARLFGDRRYAHADGKARFVATPPRAPVHATDDEYPLTLNTGRVRDQWHTMTRTGKSEKLAGHVTEAFVDLHPQDALSCGVREGELARVSSRWGTMVARVQHGGGMSRGSVFVPIHWNDQVASDARVGAVVNPEVDPVSGEPEFKHTPVRIDRFDVAWHGFSLSRRVPVLDGMTYWTRVHGTRFVRYELAGRKPLTDHGGWAQALFGIDDPHADWLEYEDRTAGIYRAVHLVDDRIESCIFVSARPELPLPSRTWLAGLFGKDRLDDEDRAVLLVGQPIGKGVDTGPTVCSCFGVGRNTICTAIREQGLKTAAEITACLKAGGNCGSCVPELKKLLVDTELERLSTA from the coding sequence GTGAGTCTTCCCATCGTCATTTCCAACCCGCCCGACGCCGGTCGCGATGCGGTCCGAACCACCTGTCCCTATTGCGGCGTCGGCTGCGGCATACTCGCGACGCCACGCCCGGACGGTCAGGCCGACATCGCCGGCGACGAACGCCATCCGGCAAATGCCGGCCGCTTGTGCGTGAAGGGCTCGGCGCTCGGCGAAACGGTCGGGCTCGATGGACGCCTGCTGCATCCGAAGCTGCGCGATCCAGGTAGCGGTGAATTGCGCAACGTGTCGTGGAGCGATGCGCTCGACAAGGTTGCCGGCGGCTTTCGCCGGATCATCGATCAGCACGGCCCGGATGCAGTCGCGCTCTACGTCTCGGGACAACTGCTGACGGAGGACTATTACGCCGCCAACAAGCTGATGAAGGGCTATGTCGGCAGCGCGAACATCGACACCAATTCGCGCCTGTGCATGTCGTCGTCGGTTGCAGGGCATAAGCGTGCGTTCGGAGAAGACCTCGTGCCGGTGTGCTACGAAGACCTCGAACTCGCGGACCTGGTTGTGCTGGTCGGATCGAACACGGCGTGGTGCCATCCGATCCTGTTCCAGCGGATCGTCAGGATCAAGGAAACGCGGCCCGATGTGAAGATCGTCGTGATCGACCCGCGCTACACCGCGACCTGTGAGATGGCCGACCTGCACCTGCCGCTGAAGGCGGGTACCGACGTCCGGCTGTTCAACGGACTGCTGAGTTTTCTCGCGGAACACGACACGACCGACGCAGGTTTCGTCGATGCACATACGACCGGCTATGCCCAGGCGCTCAATGCCGCCTCAACCGGCGCGGCGAACGGCTTCGACCTCGCGCAGTGCGCGAAGGCATGCAAGCTCGATCCGCACGATCTGCTCGAATTCTACCGGCTCTTCGCACGGACCGAGCACGTCGTAACGGTCTATTCCCAGGGCGTGAACCAGTCCACCTCCGGCACCGACAAGGTCAACAGCATCATCAATTGCCATCTGCTGACAGGCCGCATCGGCAAGCCCGGGATGGGGCCGTTCTCGTTCACCGGACAGCCGAACGCGATGGGCGGGCGTGAAGTGGGTGGCCTCGCGAACATGCTGGCGGCACATCTGGAACTCGACAATCCGCGCCATCGCGATCTCGTGCAGACTTTCTGGGGTTCGCCCGCCATCGCCGAACGGCCGGGACTCAAGGCAGTCGAGTTGTTCGAGGCGATCGAGACGGGCCGCATCAAGGCTGTCTGGATCATGGGCACGAACCCGGTTGTGAGCCTGCCCGATGGCGATCAGGCGAAGCGCGCGCTCACGCGCTGCGAACTTGTCGTCAGCTCCGACATTGTCGAAAACACGGACACGAATGCGTTTGCTCACGTGCTGCTGCCGGCGCTCGGCTGGGGCGAGAAAGACGGCACCGTCACCAACTCCGAGCGCAGGATTTCGCGCCAGCGGGCGTTCCTGCCGGCACCGGGCGAAGCGCGCGCGGACTGGCGGATCATCTGCGAGGTCGCACAGCGCATGGGGTATGCCGGCTTCGATTTTTCAGCTCCGCACGAGATCTTCGACGAGCATGCTCGGCTGAGCGCATATCGTAACGAGCCGGGCAACGGTGGCGAGACCACCGGCAGCCAGGAAACGGTGAATAGCGGACACATCGAAGGTGATGTGCCGCGCGTGTTCAATCTGGGCGGGCTCGTCGCGCTCGGCCGCGAGCATTACGATGCGCTGCAGCCGATCCAATGGCCCGTGCTGACGGCGAATGGCGCGGAGCAGCGCGGTACCGCGCGTCTCTTCGGCGATCGCCGCTATGCGCACGCGGACGGCAAGGCGCGTTTTGTCGCGACCCCGCCGCGCGCTCCGGTCCACGCGACAGACGACGAGTATCCGCTGACGCTGAATACCGGTCGGGTGCGCGACCAATGGCACACGATGACCCGCACGGGCAAGTCGGAGAAGCTCGCTGGCCACGTGACGGAAGCATTCGTCGATTTGCATCCGCAGGACGCGCTGTCGTGCGGCGTGCGGGAAGGTGAACTCGCGCGCGTGTCGAGCCGTTGGGGCACGATGGTCGCACGTGTGCAGCATGGCGGTGGCATGTCGCGAGGCAGCGTGTTCGTGCCGATTCACTGGAACGATCAGGTGGCGTCCGACGCGCGTGTCGGCGCGGTGGTGAATCCTGAGGTCGATCCGGTCTCCGGGGAGCCCGAGTTCAAACATACGCCGGTTCGCATCGACAGGTTCGACGTCGCCTGGCACGGATTCTCGTTGAGCCGTCGTGTTCCGGTGCTGGACGGCATGACCTACTGGACACGCGTCCACGGCACCCGGTTCGTGCGCTACGAACTCGCGGGGCGCAAGCCGCTCACCGATCACGGCGGCTGGGCGCAAGCGCTGTTCGGCATCGACGATCCGCACGCCGACTGGCTGGAGTACGAGGACAGGACGGCGGGCATCTATCGTGCCGTGCATCTGGTCGACGACCGTATCGAGAGTTGCATCTTCGTATCGGCGCGCCCCGAGTTGCCGTTGCCGTCGCGTACGTGGCTCGCGGGCCTGTTCGGGAAGGACAGGCTCGACGACGAGGACCGTGCCGTTCTGCTGGTCGGACAGCCGATTGGCAAGGGTGTCGATACCGGGCCCACCGTCTGCTCGTGTTTCGGTGTGGGACGCAATACGATCTGCACGGCGATCCGGGAGCAAGGGCTAAAGACCGCGGCAGAAATCACCGCGTGCCTGAAGGCCGGCGGCAACTGCGGATCCTGCGTGCCGGAACTGAAGAAGCTGCTGGTCGACACCGAACTGGAACGGTTGAGCACAGCTTGA
- a CDS encoding UvrD-helicase domain-containing protein, giving the protein MARLIRPTPEQQAIVDAVAGSGNLKIKAYAGAGKTSTLRLVANRLARQRGIYLAFNREIAEHARRGFPPNVLAGTVHSLAYRSVSPALAARVNHPAEPPHELAARYGLGPVEVPLVTGKTVELTPFELGRMIVDGLGRFCRSADDGPKAIHIPVDEKIDATASDWLREGLSPYVTRLWSESTDPRGRSAIIPDVYLKVWAQGHPRIESDFILFDEAQDSDGVMLWLLNRQPHAQIVYVGDPYQQIYEWRGAVNAMAQIDAPQHALTESFRFGHTFATLASRLLGLLGEQTAVRGQGTIGSIIVEDPTIAPPVDAILCRKNVSAIWHLAAGVEAGHRPSIRMSPAELVAYADGAERLLEGRRAYKPAAFSLFETWKDAQTFARSAAGADLLPVVRIVDEFGTGYLRSLAQRITPEAQADYVISTVHRAKGLEWKRVKVINDFLFKYVDGRLTVEEDELRLLYVAFTRAQHVLDVSDLRDVLLRLFRS; this is encoded by the coding sequence ATGGCTCGTTTGATAAGACCGACACCTGAACAGCAGGCGATCGTCGATGCTGTCGCCGGTAGCGGCAATCTCAAGATCAAGGCGTACGCGGGTGCGGGCAAGACCTCGACGCTACGGCTTGTCGCAAACCGTCTCGCCCGTCAGCGTGGCATCTATCTGGCGTTTAACCGCGAGATTGCAGAGCACGCGCGGCGCGGCTTTCCGCCCAACGTGCTGGCCGGAACCGTCCACTCGCTGGCCTACCGATCGGTGTCGCCCGCGCTTGCCGCGCGGGTGAACCACCCCGCTGAGCCGCCTCACGAACTTGCAGCTCGCTATGGCCTCGGTCCGGTAGAGGTGCCCCTCGTGACGGGAAAGACCGTCGAACTCACACCGTTCGAGCTCGGTCGCATGATTGTCGATGGACTGGGCAGGTTCTGCCGCTCGGCTGACGACGGTCCAAAAGCGATCCATATTCCCGTCGACGAGAAGATCGACGCTACAGCCTCCGACTGGCTGCGGGAAGGACTGAGCCCCTATGTCACGCGTCTGTGGAGTGAGAGCACGGACCCGCGTGGCCGCAGCGCCATCATTCCCGACGTCTATCTGAAGGTCTGGGCGCAGGGGCACCCGCGCATCGAATCCGACTTCATCCTCTTCGACGAAGCGCAGGATAGCGATGGCGTGATGCTGTGGCTTCTGAACCGGCAGCCACACGCCCAGATCGTCTACGTGGGTGACCCGTACCAGCAGATATACGAATGGCGTGGCGCAGTGAACGCCATGGCGCAGATCGATGCACCCCAACACGCGCTGACCGAGTCCTTCCGTTTCGGTCACACGTTCGCCACGCTCGCCAGCCGGCTACTCGGGCTGCTGGGCGAGCAGACAGCCGTTCGCGGCCAGGGCACGATCGGCTCGATCATCGTCGAAGACCCGACGATCGCTCCACCTGTTGACGCCATCCTTTGCCGCAAGAACGTATCAGCCATCTGGCATCTGGCCGCAGGCGTGGAGGCGGGCCACCGACCGTCGATCCGCATGAGTCCCGCCGAACTTGTTGCGTATGCAGATGGGGCAGAGAGGCTGCTTGAGGGGCGGCGGGCCTACAAACCTGCAGCCTTTTCGCTGTTTGAGACGTGGAAGGATGCACAGACTTTTGCTCGCAGCGCGGCCGGCGCCGATCTGCTTCCCGTCGTGCGGATTGTCGATGAATTCGGAACCGGCTATCTGCGCTCGCTGGCACAACGGATTACGCCTGAAGCGCAGGCCGATTACGTGATCTCCACGGTGCACCGGGCCAAGGGCCTCGAATGGAAGCGGGTGAAAGTCATCAACGATTTTCTGTTCAAGTACGTCGATGGTCGCCTGACGGTGGAGGAAGACGAACTGCGGCTGCTCTACGTCGCGTTCACACGCGCGCAGCACGTGCTGGACGTATCGGACCTTCGCGATGTGCTCCTGCGTTTGTTCAGATCATGA
- a CDS encoding HU family DNA-binding protein, translating to MAKTATKAAPKVAAKGKAAAPATKGSAKAENGLGKKLVAGAPVKETFTKASLAAHVAQAANVEPKAAKAVLAALEDIMLGSIHKKGAGEFTLPGLLKISVQQVPAKKRRFGKDPFTGEERWFDAKPATVRIKARALKKLKDAAA from the coding sequence ATGGCAAAGACTGCAACGAAGGCTGCACCGAAAGTCGCCGCAAAAGGCAAAGCTGCTGCACCCGCTACCAAAGGTAGCGCAAAGGCTGAAAATGGTCTGGGGAAAAAGCTGGTCGCTGGCGCGCCCGTGAAGGAGACGTTCACGAAAGCGTCGCTCGCCGCGCACGTTGCACAGGCGGCCAACGTTGAGCCGAAGGCCGCAAAGGCCGTTCTTGCCGCACTGGAAGATATCATGCTCGGCTCGATCCACAAGAAGGGTGCCGGCGAGTTCACGCTGCCCGGCCTTCTGAAGATCAGCGTCCAGCAGGTACCGGCGAAGAAGCGCCGTTTCGGCAAGGATCCCTTTACTGGCGAAGAGCGCTGGTTCGACGCCAAGCCGGCAACCGTTCGTATCAAGGCGCGTGCGCTGAAGAAGCTGAAGGATGCTGCGGCCTAA
- a CDS encoding GGDEF domain-containing protein — translation MSSTDVLLVVAMVSCIASAAVLGSLARHRIAGLDRWLAAHCMLFVAFGILVSRRGNYPPPIVLAACSCVLTAAVLILQGCRRFAGRPAIGRYEHLGLAVSVGAVFYWTMLSPNENARAAVMSGLLGYTRMAVGWTIWNSRTSRRRQYGHWVVLLGAAAGTVVHASRVVQCIFFANPTARVLEPSAWNIAFISAGILSLLLLSIGLVMLVNDSLVEHAQRLATVDELTGLLARRELLLRGGELLKGALSDRSLLSVAIIDLDDFKVINDHYGHPAGDRVLQNFAIEVSGQLRRTDLFGRLGGEEFAIFFPQTGREQAAGLIESILSSASMSKTQEDQPRWTFSAGIDECGFDDTLSDLIGRADAALYRAKRKGKGRVELAGSHSLTPA, via the coding sequence ATGTCCAGCACTGACGTCCTTCTTGTCGTCGCCATGGTGTCATGCATCGCCAGCGCTGCCGTGCTTGGCAGCCTCGCGCGTCATCGCATTGCAGGTCTTGACCGGTGGCTCGCCGCGCACTGCATGTTATTTGTGGCATTTGGCATACTGGTTTCAAGGCGCGGTAATTACCCGCCGCCGATCGTACTCGCTGCGTGTTCGTGTGTCCTCACGGCTGCGGTGCTGATTTTGCAAGGCTGTCGCCGCTTTGCCGGCCGGCCGGCGATCGGGCGATACGAGCACCTTGGCCTGGCCGTGTCGGTCGGCGCCGTGTTTTATTGGACCATGTTGTCGCCCAACGAGAACGCGCGAGCAGCCGTGATGTCGGGTCTGCTTGGCTATACACGGATGGCCGTGGGCTGGACCATCTGGAATTCCCGCACGTCGCGTCGGCGTCAGTATGGTCACTGGGTGGTCCTGCTGGGAGCGGCTGCAGGCACGGTGGTACATGCGTCGAGAGTCGTTCAGTGCATTTTCTTCGCTAATCCCACGGCGCGGGTTCTGGAACCGTCGGCATGGAATATCGCCTTCATTTCAGCGGGCATCCTTTCGCTGCTACTACTGTCGATTGGCCTCGTGATGCTGGTGAATGACAGTCTCGTGGAGCATGCGCAACGCCTCGCAACAGTCGACGAGCTGACAGGCCTGCTTGCGAGACGTGAACTCCTGTTGCGTGGGGGAGAGCTGTTGAAGGGCGCACTTTCTGACCGTTCGCTGCTCTCGGTTGCCATCATTGATCTCGATGACTTCAAGGTCATCAATGACCACTACGGGCATCCTGCCGGCGACCGCGTCCTGCAGAATTTTGCCATCGAGGTATCCGGGCAGCTTCGACGTACGGACCTTTTCGGGCGACTTGGTGGTGAAGAGTTTGCAATTTTCTTTCCACAGACCGGACGGGAACAGGCGGCCGGACTGATTGAATCCATTCTGTCGTCAGCCAGCATGAGCAAAACACAGGAAGATCAGCCTCGATGGACCTTCAGTGCAGGTATCGACGAATGCGGTTTTGACGATACGCTCAGCGACCTGATAGGTCGCGCTGACGCAGCGTTGTATCGTGCGAAGCGGAAGGGAAAAGGGCGCGTTGAACTGGCAGGTTCGCACTCGCTAACTCCAGCCTGA
- a CDS encoding H-NS family nucleoid-associated regulatory protein: MATLEKVQAQITKLQARADALIKSQSSTVIAKIRDLMEKHGLSVADIEAHVGGRKRGRKPGATTVARPTASAKYRDPKTGATWTGHGRAPAWIARVKDRTKFLVDDSAAQPAPAARKTAKPGSYVRGPQAPKYRDPSSDATWSGRGRAPAWLAGVRDRSKFLIAAAEKVSSASKSDAATKAAVKNAATRKVAGKKVAAKKAVARKVKAVTKPAPAKKVAVRKAQAKKPVTKKAPAKKALQSPEAVASTGDMASATVSA; encoded by the coding sequence ATGGCAACGCTCGAAAAAGTCCAGGCACAAATCACAAAGCTTCAGGCGCGAGCCGATGCTCTCATCAAAAGCCAGTCGTCCACCGTCATCGCAAAGATTCGTGATCTGATGGAAAAGCATGGCTTGAGCGTCGCGGATATCGAAGCACACGTCGGCGGCAGGAAGCGTGGCCGCAAGCCAGGCGCCACGACGGTTGCCAGGCCGACAGCATCGGCGAAGTATCGTGATCCGAAAACGGGCGCCACCTGGACGGGACACGGACGCGCCCCGGCGTGGATCGCGCGCGTCAAAGACCGGACGAAGTTCCTGGTCGACGACAGCGCCGCGCAACCGGCTCCTGCCGCTAGAAAGACGGCAAAACCAGGCAGCTATGTGCGGGGTCCCCAGGCGCCGAAATACCGCGATCCCAGCAGCGATGCGACGTGGAGTGGTCGCGGTCGGGCACCGGCATGGCTGGCGGGTGTCAGGGATCGTTCAAAGTTTCTGATCGCAGCAGCGGAAAAGGTATCCTCGGCCTCGAAGTCAGATGCTGCCACGAAGGCAGCGGTGAAGAACGCCGCGACCAGAAAGGTTGCAGGAAAAAAGGTCGCCGCCAAGAAGGCCGTTGCAAGGAAGGTCAAGGCAGTGACAAAACCGGCGCCGGCGAAGAAGGTCGCAGTCAGAAAAGCCCAGGCGAAGAAGCCTGTGACGAAGAAAGCACCTGCAAAAAAGGCACTGCAGAGTCCGGAAGCGGTCGCATCGACCGGCGATATGGCCTCGGCAACGGTCTCGGCCTGA
- a CDS encoding SET domain-containing protein encodes MRRRISVRSSPIHGKGVFATVTILRGELVCEYKGKRVPREAAMRGAPRDLAQPDHTFLFDTGDGYAIDGAVGGNSARWINHSCDPNCVPELDGQKIFIRARRKIDAGEELSIDYALVSDEKISKALRERYACYCGARRCRGTMIAGRGSR; translated from the coding sequence ATGCGACGTCGTATTTCGGTACGCAGCTCACCCATTCACGGTAAAGGCGTGTTCGCGACCGTGACGATCCTGCGCGGGGAACTGGTCTGCGAATACAAGGGAAAACGGGTCCCACGGGAAGCCGCGATGCGCGGCGCGCCCCGGGATCTTGCGCAACCGGACCACACCTTCCTTTTCGATACGGGAGATGGTTACGCCATCGACGGTGCCGTCGGTGGCAATAGCGCCCGATGGATTAACCATTCATGCGATCCCAATTGCGTACCGGAGCTGGACGGACAGAAAATCTTCATTCGCGCCCGTCGCAAGATTGACGCCGGTGAAGAATTGAGCATCGACTACGCTCTGGTCAGTGATGAAAAGATATCAAAGGCACTTCGCGAGCGGTATGCCTGTTACTGCGGAGCCCGGCGATGTCGAGGTACGATGATCGCTGGAAGAGGGTCGCGATAG